The genomic DNA CCTTGGTTCGGAGGCTCAGGAGGGTCCCGACGAGGATAAGGAAGGGGTCTTTTCGTTCCTGCTGTGCGATCCTGGTGACAACGGGCACGTCGTTCTTCAGATGTCTCTTCAGGATCCTGATCATCTCTTTGAATGGGAACATTCTAACCTCGTGAAAGATAAAATGTGAAAGGTGAAAGGCCCTCGTAATTCGTGAATCGTAATTCGTAATTGGATGAACCCCGTGAAAAGTGGGAAAACCCGTAATTCGTGAATGGGTGAACCCAATGAAAGGTAAATGCGTCATTGCGAGCGGAGCGCGGCAATCTCATTAATAATTCATACCCTATGAGGTCGCTACGTCGCTTCACTCCTCGCACCTTGTGCTTTTCCACTTACGTCTCACGAGTTACGAATTACGGTTGTTCTCGCCTAACGCCTTACGGGTGTTCTGCCATGAGCTATGAACTATGAGCTGTAGTTATTGTGTCTATCCATTTCTTCATCTTCTCCATATGAGATCCGCCCCAGTAGACCCTTTTGCAGGAGGGACATTGTTTAAAGTCTTTATGGTGGTGGTAGATGTATTCGGGGACGTGGTGCTCGATGTCTTCCCTGACTGCCGCAACGAGCGGGACATTGCATTCGATGCACCGCGACATGATAATGCAGGGATCAATATAAGGAGCGATAGTAGGCCTGACCTCCGCGAGTTGTTCCATGATCCGGTCAGACCTGATGTGTATGCTCCTTTCATATGAAGGACCTTTCAACCTTTTTGTAAAAAAATAGGGTGGATCTTCGGTGTGTTCCAATGTCTCCGGGGAGCCGGGGCCTTTTGAGCAGGGTGAATCGAGCCCAAGGATCCTCAGGTACCTTGAAAGCCTCCCGAGCATTACATCGCATATGAATGTCATCGTGTAACGAGGGCCTTTGCGATCTTTTTGGCGTGCTGCATGATCGCATCTTCTCCCTGNNNNNNNNNNNNNNNNNNNNNNNNNNNNNNNNNNNNNNNNNNNNNNNNNNNNNNNNNNNNNNNNNNNNNNNNNNNNNNNNNNNNNNNNNNNNNNNNNNNNGAATCGAGCCCAAGGATCCTCAGGTACCTTGAAAGCCTCCCGAGCATTACATCGCATATGAATGTCATCGTGTAACGAGGGCCTTTGCGATCTTTTTGGCGTGCTGCATGATCGCATCTTCTCCCTGTACGTATCTATTTTCCATGAGGACCTTGCCCATACAGATTACCGTATCAACGGCATAACCATTCGATGCGTAGACGATATCAGAATAGATGTCAAAGTTAGGGATAAATTCCGGTCTGTTCAAATCGATGAGGATGATATCGGGACTGTTCCCCACCTCAATCTCCCAGTTGCCGAGATTGAATATACGG from Syntrophorhabdaceae bacterium includes the following:
- a CDS encoding Mut7-C RNAse domain-containing protein, which produces GRRCDHAARQKDRKGPRYTMTFICDVMLGRLSRYLRILGLDSPCSKGPGSPETLEHTEDPPYFFTKRLKGPSYERSIHIRSDRIMEQLAEVRPTIAPYIDPCIIMSRCIECNVPLVAAVREDIEHHVPEYIYHHHKDFKQCPSCKRVYWGGSHMEKMKKWIDTITTAHSS